In a genomic window of Salvelinus fontinalis isolate EN_2023a chromosome 7, ASM2944872v1, whole genome shotgun sequence:
- the LOC129859324 gene encoding carbonic anhydrase 1-like isoform X1, giving the protein MSHAWGYAPDNGPDKWCEGFPIAKGPRQSPIDIVPGEAAFDAALKALTLKYDPSTSIDILNNGHSFQVTYTDDNDNSTLTGGPISGTYRLKQFHFHWGASDDRGSEHTVAGTKYAAELHLVHWNTKYPSFGDAASKSDGLAVVGVFLRVGNENANLQKVLDAFDAIKAKGKQTSFQNFDPTILLPKSLDYWTYDGSLTTPPLLESVTWIVCKEPISVSPAQMGKFRSLLFSGEGEAACCMVDNYRPPQPLKGRTVRASFK; this is encoded by the exons ATGTCTCATGCATGGGGATACGCACCGGACAATG GACCCGACAAATGGTGTGAAGGCTTCCCAATTGCCAAAGGACCCCGCCAGTCTCCCATTGACATCGTACCTGGGGAGGCTGCCTTCGACGCCGCATTGAAGGCGCTCACTTTGAAGTACGACCCTTCCACCTCCATTGACATTCTCAACAACGGACATTCCTTTCAAGTGACCTACACCGACGACAACGACAACTCAA CTCTGACAGGGGGGCCCATTTCAGGGACGTACAGGCTTAAGCAGTTCCACTTCCACTGGGGCGCCAGCGACGACAGGGGTTCTGAGCATACCGTGGCCGGGACCAAGTATGCTGCCGAG CTCCACCTGGTACACTGGAACACCAAGTACCCCAGCTTTGGTGATGCTGCTAGCAAGTCTGATGGCCTTGCTGTTGTAGGAGTCTTCCTCCGG GTTGGAAATGAAAATGCCAATCTTCAGAAGGTCCTTGATGCTTTTGATGCCATTAAAGCCAAG GGTAAGCAGACCTCTTTTCAGAATTTTGACCCCACCATCCTGCTCCCCAAGTCCCTAGACTACTGGACTTACGATGGCTCCCTGACCACACCCCCTCTGCTGGAGAGTGTCACCTGGATCGTCTGCAAGGAGCCAATCAGCGTCAGCCCTGCCCAG ATGGGCAAATTCCGGAGCCTGCTTTTCTCTGGAGAGGGCGAGGCCGCCTGTTGCATGGTGGACAACTACCGTCCCCCTCAGCCCCTCAAGGGCCGCACTGTGCGTGCATCCTTCAAATAA
- the LOC129859324 gene encoding carbonic anhydrase 1-like isoform X2, with protein sequence MSHAWGYAPDNGPDKWCEGFPIAKGPRQSPIDIVPGEAAFDAALKALTLKYDPSTSIDILNNGHSFQVTYTDDNDNSTLTGGPISGTYRLKQFHFHWGASDDRGSEHTVAGTKYAAELHLVHWNTKYPSFGDAASKSDGLAVVGVFLRVGNENANLQKVLDAFDAIKAKGKQTSFQNFDPTILLPKSLDYWTYDGSLTTPPLLESVTWIVCKEPISVSPAQSNGTRHSKIPGH encoded by the exons ATGTCTCATGCATGGGGATACGCACCGGACAATG GACCCGACAAATGGTGTGAAGGCTTCCCAATTGCCAAAGGACCCCGCCAGTCTCCCATTGACATCGTACCTGGGGAGGCTGCCTTCGACGCCGCATTGAAGGCGCTCACTTTGAAGTACGACCCTTCCACCTCCATTGACATTCTCAACAACGGACATTCCTTTCAAGTGACCTACACCGACGACAACGACAACTCAA CTCTGACAGGGGGGCCCATTTCAGGGACGTACAGGCTTAAGCAGTTCCACTTCCACTGGGGCGCCAGCGACGACAGGGGTTCTGAGCATACCGTGGCCGGGACCAAGTATGCTGCCGAG CTCCACCTGGTACACTGGAACACCAAGTACCCCAGCTTTGGTGATGCTGCTAGCAAGTCTGATGGCCTTGCTGTTGTAGGAGTCTTCCTCCGG GTTGGAAATGAAAATGCCAATCTTCAGAAGGTCCTTGATGCTTTTGATGCCATTAAAGCCAAG GGTAAGCAGACCTCTTTTCAGAATTTTGACCCCACCATCCTGCTCCCCAAGTCCCTAGACTACTGGACTTACGATGGCTCCCTGACCACACCCCCTCTGCTGGAGAGTGTCACCTGGATCGTCTGCAAGGAGCCAATCAGCGTCAGCCCTGCCCAG AGTAatgggacacgtcattccaagattcCAGGTCATTGA